One part of the Amaranthus tricolor cultivar Red isolate AtriRed21 chromosome 16, ASM2621246v1, whole genome shotgun sequence genome encodes these proteins:
- the LOC130802697 gene encoding protein BASIC PENTACYSTEINE6: protein MDENGHRENGRHKPEMYKPAHSQWLMSQSQSMKQIMSIMAERDAAMQERIMAINEKNKALEERDMAIMQRDTAIQERNEAIMERDNALAALQYRENPMNGGSSTCTSSCQISRGLKHMHHPQPHIQHPLHLGEPSYDGREDQVTDALPLTTVPSETTKARKVKRLKESNAASPNKTSKAGRKGKKEGEDLNKIMFSKCQEWKGMEDMSGSDSYKQLGGPKADWKGPDLGLNQVAFDESTMPPPVCSCTGVYRQCYKWGNGGWQSSCCTTTISMYPLPAVPNKRHARVGGRKMSGSAFSKLLSRLAADGHDLSTPVDLKDHWAKHGTNRYITIR, encoded by the exons ATGGATGAAAATGGGCATCGTGAAAACGGAAGGCATAAACCTGAAATGTATAAACCTGCGCATAGTCAG TGGCTGATGTCGCAGTCACAGTCGATGAAGCAAATTATGTCTATTATGGCTGAAAGAGATGCTGCAATGCAAGAGAGGATTATGGCCATCAATGAGAAGAACAAGGCCCTAGAAGAGAGAGACATGGCAATAATGCAGCGTGACACTGCCATTCAAGAAAGAAATGAGGCCATAATGGAGCGGGATAATGCACTGGCTGCACTCCAGTATCGAGAGAATCCTATGAATGGTGGAAGTAGCACTTGCACATCCAGTTGCCAAATTTCACGTGGTCTAAAACACATGCACCATCCTCAACCGCATATACAACATCCTCTACATCTAGGTGAACCTTCTTATGATGGGAGAGAAGATCAGGTAACCGATGCCCTCCCTCTGACAACTGTACCCTCAGAGACCACAAAGGCACGGAAAGTTAAACGGCTGAAAGAATCTAATGCAGCATCCCCCAACAAGACATCAAAAGCGGGACGCAAGGGTAAGAAAGAAGGCGAAGACTTGAATAAGATTATGTTCTCCAAGTGTCAAGAGTGGAAGGGAATGGAGGATATGAGTGGAAGTGATAGCTATAAGCAACTGGGTGGACCTAAAGCTGACTGGAAAGGCCCCGATCTCGGATTGAACCAAGTAGCATTTGACGAGTCAACAATGCCTCCACCTGTTTGTTCATGTACTGGAGTTTATCGACAGTGCTACAAGTGGGGCAATGGAGGATGGCAGTCTTCATGCTGTACGACAACAATATCTATGTACCCATTACCTGCAGTACCCAACAAACGACATGCCCGAGTTGGTGGCCGCAAGATGAGTGGAAGTGCTTTCAGCAAATTACTGAGTAGGCTTGCTGCAGATGGCCATGATCTTTCGACCCCGGTTGACCTCAAAGATCACTGGGCTAAACATGGTACAAATCGCTACATCACCATCAGGTAG
- the LOC130803262 gene encoding cyclin-D3-1-like, whose translation MAPSFDYTVSNLLCAEDNTSIFDEVDNNYIGDDFEICSNWQNGNVRNFHNQDCNFFGITEDKFSGFFLQTDECLASMFEKERKYFLGLDYLNRLSCRDLDLAARNQAIDWIQKVHFHYNFGPLCAYLSVNYLDRFLSAYELPKGKTWMMQLLAVACLSLAAKMDETDVPLSLDLQVCDSKFVFESKTIQRMELLVLSTLEWRMQSVTPFSFIDYFLYKLNGDVMPPESLIFEATQLILSTIKGIDLMEFRPSVIASAVAICVTQETQTGEFTDKAFAFLTHQVDKEEVMKCVEILNEMRIKTRCKGCSEGGIASTSVPQSPNGVLDAGCLSNKSDETSTLSATAFYPNSAPKRRKLQH comes from the exons ATGGCACCAAGTTTTGATTATACTGTATCCAATCTATTGTGTGCAGAAGATAACACAAGTATTTTCGATGAAGttgataataattatattggGGATGATTTTGAGATTTGTAGTAACTGGCAAAATGGAAATGTAAGGAATTTTCATAATCAAGATTGTAACTTTTTTGGTATAACTGAGGAtaaattttctgggttttttctGCAAACTGATGAATGCTTAGCATCCATgtttgaaaaagaaagaaaatattttctggGTCTTGATTATTTGAACAGATTAAGTTGTAGGGATTTGGATTTGGCTGCTAGAAATCAGGCTATTGATTGGATTCAAAAG GTGCATTTCCACTATAATTTTGGCCCTCTTTGTGCTTATCTATCTGTTAACTACTTGGATCGTTTTCTTTCAGCATATGAATTACCT AAGGGAAAAACTTGGATGATGCAGTTGCTGGCTGTTGCTTGTTTATCACTTGCTGCTAAAATGGATGAAACTGATGTTCCCCTGTCCTTAGATTTACAA GTTTGCGACAGCAAGTTTGtatttgaatcaaaaacaattcAAAGAATGGAATTGTTGGTGTTGAGTACATTGGAATGGAGAATGCAGTCAGTGACACCATTTTCTTTCATAGATTACTTCTTATATAAGCTAAATGGGGATGTAATGCCACCAGAAAGTCTAATTTTTGAAGCCACCCAACTTATTCTAAGCACAATCAAAG GAATTGACTTGATGGAATTCAGACCTTCTGTAATAGCATCAGCAGTGGCAATCTGTGTTACACAAGAAACCCAAACAGGAGAATTCACTGATAAAGCTTTCGCTTTTCTAACTCATCAAGTAGATAAG GAAGAAGTGATGAAGTGTGTTGAAATACTGAATGAAATGAGAATTAAAACTAGATGTAAAGGATGTAGTGAAGGTGGTATAGCTTCAACATCTGTACCTCAGAGTCCAAATGGTGTGCTTGATGCTGGATGTTTGAGCAATAAGAGTGATGAAACATCAACACTTTCTGCTACTGCCTTCTATCCAAATTCAGCTCCCAAGAGAAGGAAGTTACAGCATTAG